One window of Desulfovibrio aminophilus genomic DNA carries:
- a CDS encoding VTT domain-containing protein, with the protein MMLSSPLNRLILTLLAVMALAAFFALSPWGTVGLEGLQAVRDQLALFEAAHPAALWAGALLVAALLAMLPGPGRIVAAVAAGAACGFFSGGLAAACGAAFGAAAVRSLARGPLSAWARRRFGPGLRRVNFGVERKGAWYLFSLRLTGSAPFFLTNVAVAFTRLRPAAFLGATFLGLLPEALLLANAGRALAAIRVPGDLASPGLLSALALAVIGPLALRHGLPLALGRAGRAQTG; encoded by the coding sequence ATGATGCTCTCATCTCCCCTGAACCGTCTGATCCTGACGCTTCTGGCCGTCATGGCCCTGGCGGCCTTTTTCGCCCTGAGCCCGTGGGGAACCGTCGGACTGGAAGGCCTCCAGGCCGTCCGGGACCAGCTGGCCCTGTTCGAGGCTGCCCATCCGGCGGCGCTGTGGGCTGGAGCCCTGCTCGTCGCCGCTTTGCTGGCCATGCTTCCCGGTCCGGGCCGGATCGTGGCGGCCGTGGCGGCGGGCGCGGCCTGCGGTTTCTTTTCCGGAGGGCTCGCGGCGGCCTGCGGCGCGGCGTTCGGTGCGGCTGCGGTCCGGTCCCTGGCGCGCGGCCCCCTGTCGGCCTGGGCCCGGAGGCGCTTCGGGCCGGGGCTGCGGCGCGTCAATTTCGGCGTGGAGCGCAAGGGCGCGTGGTATCTCTTCAGCCTGCGCCTCACCGGCTCCGCGCCGTTCTTTCTCACCAACGTGGCCGTGGCCTTTACGCGGCTGCGGCCCGCCGCCTTCCTGGGGGCCACCTTCCTGGGCCTGCTGCCGGAGGCCCTGCTCCTGGCCAATGCGGGCCGCGCCCTGGCCGCGATCCGTGTTCCCGGTGACCTGGCGTCTCCGGGACTGCTCTCGGCCTTGGCGCTGGCCGTGATCGGGCCCCTGGCGCTGCGCCACGGCCTGCCCCTGGCCCTTGGGCGGGCGGGCCGGGCCCAGACCGGTTGA
- a CDS encoding glucokinase produces MRILAADIGGTNSRFAVFRATAGHLEKETGLSLPSAGFPGFAALLARAWSGLGAGPGDIDAAALAVAGPVRGRSCRPPNIAWDIDLDRDWPGGPPCALLNDFLAQAYACRTSAVARARVVQAGSADPLGVTAVVGAGTGLGHCALLPLGSGFAAVPSEGGHAAFAFVGPEEAAYEEFLRRETGRPYAHGDLVVTGPGLSLLHRFLTGRDLSPAEAAAELGPDSPTLAWFSRFYARACRNYALIVLATGGLYISGGLAAKNPGLVDNDHFRSEFTNSPAHAGLLRNLPVLLNDNEDSGLFGAALFGQRSLERPALEA; encoded by the coding sequence ATGCGGATTCTCGCCGCGGACATCGGAGGCACCAACAGCCGGTTCGCCGTGTTCCGGGCCACAGCCGGACATCTGGAGAAGGAGACCGGCCTGAGCCTGCCCAGCGCCGGATTCCCGGGCTTCGCCGCGCTTCTGGCGCGGGCCTGGTCCGGCCTCGGGGCCGGGCCCGGGGACATCGACGCGGCCGCCCTGGCCGTGGCCGGGCCGGTGCGCGGCCGCTCCTGCCGCCCTCCGAACATCGCCTGGGACATCGACCTGGACCGCGACTGGCCCGGGGGGCCGCCCTGCGCCCTGCTCAACGATTTTTTGGCCCAGGCCTATGCCTGCCGCACGTCCGCCGTGGCCCGGGCCCGGGTGGTCCAGGCCGGGAGCGCCGATCCGCTCGGCGTGACGGCCGTGGTCGGCGCGGGCACGGGCCTGGGGCACTGCGCCCTGCTGCCTCTGGGCTCCGGGTTCGCGGCCGTGCCTTCGGAGGGCGGCCACGCGGCCTTCGCCTTCGTGGGCCCGGAGGAGGCCGCCTACGAGGAGTTCCTGCGCCGGGAGACGGGCAGGCCCTATGCCCACGGGGATCTCGTGGTCACGGGCCCGGGCCTGTCCCTGCTGCACCGCTTCCTCACCGGCCGCGACCTGTCCCCGGCCGAGGCGGCGGCCGAACTGGGACCGGATTCGCCCACCCTGGCCTGGTTCTCGCGCTTCTACGCCCGGGCCTGCCGCAACTACGCCCTGATCGTGCTGGCCACGGGCGGGCTCTACATCTCCGGCGGCCTGGCGGCCAAGAACCCGGGCCTTGTGGACAACGACCATTTTCGTTCGGAATTCACCAATTCCCCGGCGCACGCCGGACTGCTGCGCAACCTGCCCGTGCTGCTCAACGACAACGAGGACAGCGGGCTTTTCGGCGCGGCTCTTTTCGGACAGCGTTCCCTGGAACGCCCGGCCTTGGAGGCATGA
- a CDS encoding motility protein A yields MNRKNILGLIVCLALFVASFALTPSGLAGYWNLAALLVVISGLGASLLIAYPFETIRNAWAVARNAYRSRPATPDEVARTLLDLSVRCRVDGVLSLERLEELSRDTFLAGAVQCLVDNYKEEEMRDLLGAEMRFFALRRQQSERVFLALARLAPAFGLAGSVIGIIGMIMGINDTAVILQNIPVAFISTLYGVILGNLVFAPLAENIHQQTRAQLLNQEMILEGVSAMSREQNPYKLERRLSALLTPGLRAEQIQALRGITRKYARQKVAKEEGGLLADVS; encoded by the coding sequence ATGAACCGCAAGAACATCCTGGGTCTGATCGTCTGCCTCGCCCTGTTCGTGGCCAGCTTCGCGCTGACCCCGTCGGGCCTGGCCGGTTACTGGAACCTGGCCGCCCTCCTGGTGGTCATCTCCGGCCTGGGGGCCTCGCTGCTCATCGCCTATCCCTTCGAGACCATCCGCAACGCCTGGGCCGTGGCCCGCAACGCCTACCGTTCGCGGCCCGCCACCCCGGACGAGGTGGCCCGGACCCTGCTCGATCTCTCCGTGCGCTGCCGGGTGGACGGCGTGCTCTCCCTGGAGCGCCTGGAGGAGCTGTCCCGCGACACCTTCCTGGCTGGAGCCGTGCAGTGCCTGGTGGACAACTACAAGGAGGAGGAGATGCGCGACCTCCTCGGCGCGGAGATGCGTTTCTTCGCCCTGCGCCGCCAGCAGAGCGAACGGGTCTTCCTGGCCCTGGCCCGGCTGGCCCCGGCCTTCGGCCTGGCGGGCAGCGTCATCGGCATCATCGGCATGATCATGGGCATCAACGACACCGCCGTGATTCTCCAGAACATCCCGGTGGCCTTCATCTCCACGCTCTACGGCGTGATCCTGGGCAACCTCGTGTTCGCGCCCCTGGCCGAGAACATCCACCAGCAGACCCGGGCCCAGCTCCTGAACCAGGAGATGATCCTGGAGGGCGTGTCGGCCATGTCCCGCGAGCAGAATCCCTACAAGCTGGAGCGCCGCCTGAGCGCCCTGCTGACCCCCGGCCTGCGGGCAGAACAGATTCAGGCCTTGCGCGGCATCACCCGCAAGTACGCCCGCCAGAAGGTGGCCAAGGAGGAGGGCGGCCTGCTGGCCGACGTCTCCTGA
- a CDS encoding OmpA family protein — translation MPQKDDSVLAHYGLGGSGDEQPGGGLTDWAVPWSDLMMTLCVLFVVLFVYASTHKNVTVLFRPNPSQAVDPVGGMSERLLDRLEDRTLFLRVTDGREVLYRSDHLGVSVVREPGGHIRVTLRGDVFFEPGHAELQPRSLAYLDEVAGILRTHGGLIHVLGYVDESEAAIADGFDLSARRAANVARHLLDTQGLDPRRLLVSGHGAYRPESPSGLPGGPERNRRVEILLLADR, via the coding sequence ATGCCTCAGAAAGACGATTCCGTCCTGGCCCATTACGGCCTGGGCGGTTCCGGGGACGAGCAGCCGGGCGGAGGGCTGACGGACTGGGCCGTGCCCTGGTCCGACCTGATGATGACGCTCTGCGTCCTCTTCGTGGTGCTCTTCGTCTACGCCAGCACGCACAAGAACGTGACCGTGCTCTTCCGGCCCAATCCCTCCCAGGCGGTGGACCCGGTGGGCGGCATGTCCGAACGGCTCCTGGACCGCCTGGAGGACCGCACCCTGTTCCTGCGCGTGACCGACGGCCGCGAGGTGCTCTACCGCTCGGACCATCTGGGCGTGAGCGTGGTGCGCGAGCCCGGCGGACACATCCGCGTGACCCTGCGGGGCGACGTCTTTTTCGAGCCGGGCCATGCGGAACTCCAGCCCCGTTCCCTGGCCTACCTGGACGAGGTGGCCGGAATCCTGCGCACCCACGGCGGCCTGATCCACGTCCTGGGCTACGTGGACGAGAGCGAGGCCGCCATCGCCGACGGCTTCGACCTTTCGGCCCGGCGGGCGGCCAACGTGGCCCGCCATCTTCTCGACACCCAGGGACTGGACCCCCGGCGGCTGCTGGTCAGCGGCCACGGAGCCTACCGTCCCGAATCGCCGTCCGGCCTGCCCGGCGGCCCAGAGCGCAACCGGCGGGTGGAGATCCTTCTGCTCGCCGACAGGTGA
- a CDS encoding nucleoside triphosphate pyrophosphatase encodes MPTQFIPPDQGAFRSVLPLVLASGSPRRRELLASLGVDFLIDSGNGDEPRPEPGESPEAYAVRASTAKARQVANRHPKAVILAADTIVVLDGDILGKPVDDADALAMLTRLSGRTHQVVTGCCLLTPDGGEERFAVSSDVTMRRSSREELLAYAATGEPRDKAGAYAIQGLGGFLVRRVEGSYTNVVGLPLARVLEVLVSWDVIAPRQG; translated from the coding sequence ATGCCGACACAATTCATCCCCCCCGACCAGGGCGCGTTCCGCTCGGTCCTGCCGCTGGTGCTGGCCTCCGGGTCGCCCCGCCGCCGGGAACTGCTGGCCTCCCTGGGCGTCGACTTCCTCATCGACTCCGGCAACGGCGACGAACCCCGCCCCGAGCCGGGCGAGTCCCCCGAGGCCTATGCCGTGCGCGCCTCCACGGCCAAGGCCCGGCAGGTGGCGAACCGCCATCCCAAGGCCGTGATCCTGGCCGCCGACACCATCGTGGTCCTGGACGGCGACATCCTGGGCAAGCCCGTGGACGACGCCGACGCCCTGGCCATGCTCACCCGGCTCTCGGGCCGCACGCACCAGGTGGTCACCGGCTGCTGCCTGCTCACCCCGGACGGCGGGGAGGAGCGCTTCGCCGTGAGTTCGGACGTGACCATGCGCCGTTCCAGCCGGGAGGAACTGCTGGCCTACGCGGCCACGGGCGAGCCCCGGGACAAGGCCGGAGCCTACGCCATCCAGGGCCTGGGCGGCTTCCTGGTGCGCCGGGTGGAAGGGTCCTATACCAACGTCGTCGGCTTGCCCTTGGCGCGTGTGCTAGAAGTCTTAGTATCTTGGGATGTTATCGCTCCAAGGCAGGGCTGA
- a CDS encoding DUF2867 domain-containing protein, with protein MNYINTIPEINIFLDGADYSEIKKVDSVKPMREFIASLLSYMPGWMVALYKVRGVLIQLLGLKQGSYPGAEKVNPEDVLFSPGDMGSFFKVKSGEEDRYWIAGATEKHLSGYLVVAVEPLHEGMNRFHMMTIVQYRHWTGRIYFNLIRPFHHVVAWAMMRHAAK; from the coding sequence ATGAATTACATAAATACAATTCCAGAAATTAACATTTTTCTCGACGGTGCAGACTATTCTGAAATCAAAAAAGTTGATTCAGTCAAGCCCATGCGTGAGTTCATCGCCTCTCTCTTATCCTACATGCCTGGCTGGATGGTTGCGCTTTACAAGGTCAGAGGTGTGCTTATCCAGCTGCTAGGCTTAAAACAAGGCAGCTATCCTGGCGCAGAGAAGGTCAATCCAGAGGACGTTCTTTTTTCGCCCGGCGACATGGGCAGTTTTTTTAAGGTGAAGAGCGGCGAGGAAGACCGCTACTGGATAGCCGGCGCAACCGAAAAACACCTTTCAGGATACCTTGTTGTAGCTGTAGAGCCGTTGCATGAAGGGATGAACCGGTTTCATATGATGACTATTGTTCAGTATCGTCATTGGACTGGGAGAATCTATTTCAATCTCATACGTCCATTCCATCATGTGGTTGCATGGGCTATGATGCGCCACGCAGCTAAATAG
- a CDS encoding helix-turn-helix domain-containing protein, with protein MSGPDPILAIWSHTARKAHSFLVMPDGCRDFILRCRPGTRPSLYLSPLMATPEQVSVIPGERFLGVRLQPGARINQTVLRALPRPDSPDTLADFARKAAHIPPDVAEALSCLALAESPASAARDLGVSLRTLQRHTLKATGQSPDFWRRLARARKAARDILSGLSLMETAHACLFADQAHMTRELRRWFSMTPGELAAGRTDRSHAAWSIRDIGYDAPATGEQISIR; from the coding sequence ATGTCGGGCCCTGATCCCATCCTCGCGATCTGGTCGCACACCGCCCGGAAAGCGCATTCCTTCCTGGTCATGCCGGACGGCTGCCGCGACTTCATCCTCCGCTGCCGTCCCGGAACCCGGCCGAGCCTGTACCTCTCCCCGCTCATGGCCACGCCGGAGCAGGTCTCCGTCATCCCAGGGGAACGCTTCCTCGGGGTCAGACTCCAACCGGGCGCGCGGATCAACCAAACCGTCCTGCGCGCCCTGCCCCGACCCGACTCCCCGGACACGCTGGCCGACTTCGCGCGGAAGGCGGCCCACATTCCGCCGGATGTGGCGGAGGCCCTGTCCTGTCTGGCGCTGGCGGAGTCGCCCGCGTCGGCGGCGCGCGACCTGGGCGTGAGCCTGCGCACCTTGCAGCGCCACACCCTCAAGGCCACAGGGCAATCGCCCGATTTCTGGCGTCGCCTGGCCCGCGCCAGAAAGGCCGCGCGCGACATCCTCTCCGGCTTATCCCTGATGGAAACCGCGCACGCCTGCCTGTTCGCGGATCAGGCCCACATGACGCGCGAATTGCGGCGCTGGTTCTCCATGACGCCGGGCGAGCTTGCGGCCGGGCGGACCGACAGGAGCCATGCCGCCTGGAGCATCCGCGACATCGGCTATGACGCGCCCGCCACCGGGGAACAGATCTCGATCAGGTAG
- a CDS encoding VOC family protein codes for MRFKYAILYVDDVAASIAFFERAFGLVRRMVHESGDYAELDTGSTTLSFSSRRLMTQLGKSPGRPDPSAPVFEIAFEVEDVAASLEKARSAGARVVQEVREEPWGQTTAYVLDGDGYLIEICSPVAGAS; via the coding sequence ATGCGCTTCAAGTATGCGATCCTGTACGTCGATGATGTGGCCGCGAGCATTGCCTTCTTCGAGCGGGCCTTCGGGCTCGTTCGCCGGATGGTCCACGAGTCCGGCGATTACGCGGAGCTGGACACGGGCTCCACGACCCTGTCCTTTTCCTCGCGGCGGTTGATGACCCAGCTCGGAAAGTCGCCGGGCAGGCCCGATCCGTCCGCGCCGGTGTTCGAGATCGCCTTCGAGGTGGAGGACGTGGCCGCGTCCCTGGAAAAGGCGCGTTCGGCCGGGGCCAGGGTCGTGCAGGAGGTTCGCGAGGAGCCCTGGGGCCAGACCACGGCCTATGTGCTGGATGGCGACGGCTACCTGATCGAGATCTGTTCCCCGGTGGCGGGCGCGTCATAG
- a CDS encoding GNAT family N-acetyltransferase codes for MNVTVTTAQPGEFQKITEVWEASVRATHHFISEDDINFFRPLVRDTYLAAVEFRCARDKEGDILGFVGVAEAKIEMLFVAPAHFGQGIGTLLLRHAIDSLGATLVDVNEQNSRAAGFYEHHGFGTIGRSPLDGAGRPYPLLHMRLRSGAGAPA; via the coding sequence ATGAACGTGACCGTGACCACGGCCCAGCCCGGGGAATTCCAGAAAATCACGGAGGTCTGGGAGGCGTCCGTCCGGGCGACGCACCATTTCATCAGCGAGGACGACATCAATTTCTTCAGGCCGCTCGTCCGGGACACGTATCTGGCGGCCGTGGAGTTCCGCTGCGCCAGGGACAAGGAGGGGGACATCCTCGGATTCGTCGGCGTCGCGGAGGCGAAGATCGAAATGCTCTTCGTCGCTCCGGCGCATTTCGGCCAGGGAATCGGCACCCTGCTGCTGCGCCACGCGATCGACAGCCTGGGGGCGACGCTCGTGGACGTCAACGAGCAGAATTCCCGCGCGGCCGGATTCTACGAGCACCACGGCTTCGGGACGATCGGCCGTTCCCCCCTGGACGGCGCGGGCAGGCCGTATCCCCTGCTGCACATGCGGCTGCGTTCCGGCGCGGGAGCACCCGCATGA
- a CDS encoding M15 family metallopeptidase, translating to MSRITPRRHLRRAMALMALPVVLLLALPAWGGVIVDSDLTPEQAIEANQPPDTPQDVLRQLTLVPVLYFGLDGLEHQGQVVVHKALAGDIRRVFEVILATRFPLESVLPVAHPLIQAKGPYGLSPDTNNTSAYAWRPITGGGTVSLHALGLAIDINPRLNPYRKGDLVLPPGAAYDPARPGTLTTDSPVVREFKRLGWEWGGDWGARGKVDFMHFQKVPAELAPWVKAHER from the coding sequence ATGAGCCGGATCACGCCACGGCGACATTTGCGGCGCGCAATGGCGCTCATGGCCCTGCCGGTGGTCCTGCTCCTCGCCCTGCCCGCCTGGGGCGGGGTGATCGTGGACAGCGACCTCACGCCCGAGCAGGCCATCGAGGCGAACCAGCCCCCGGACACGCCCCAGGACGTCCTGCGACAGCTCACCCTCGTGCCGGTCCTCTACTTCGGCCTCGACGGCCTCGAACACCAGGGGCAGGTGGTGGTCCACAAGGCCCTGGCCGGGGACATCCGGCGCGTCTTCGAGGTCATCCTGGCGACCCGCTTCCCGCTGGAAAGCGTCCTGCCCGTGGCCCATCCGCTCATCCAGGCCAAGGGACCCTATGGCCTCTCGCCCGACACGAACAACACCTCGGCCTATGCCTGGCGGCCCATCACGGGCGGCGGAACCGTGTCCCTGCACGCCCTGGGCCTGGCCATCGACATCAATCCCCGGCTGAACCCCTACCGCAAGGGCGATCTGGTTCTTCCCCCCGGAGCGGCCTACGATCCGGCCAGGCCGGGCACGCTCACCACGGATTCCCCGGTGGTGCGGGAATTCAAGCGCCTCGGCTGGGAATGGGGCGGCGACTGGGGGGCCAGGGGCAAAGTCGACTTCATGCACTTCCAGAAGGTTCCCGCCGAACTGGCGCCCTGGGTCAAGGCCCACGAGCGCTGA
- a CDS encoding DinB family protein, which produces MASGTRCFEDIQAIMRGLRDSPAILAGFVREIPEDVLHRKRGEGFWSIAEHVVHLAAVQPMLAERLRRILTEDMPEFVPFIPSEEDARSKPPMPGMEEALSDFAAGRERIVEILNAAMPEDWDRLAAHPEYDCYGLRILARHILMHDHWHMFRMEELWLTRDAFLTRLEG; this is translated from the coding sequence ATGGCGTCTGGAACCCGTTGTTTCGAGGACATCCAGGCCATCATGCGCGGACTTCGGGACAGCCCCGCTATCCTCGCGGGATTCGTCCGGGAGATTCCCGAGGACGTGCTGCACCGCAAGCGCGGCGAGGGGTTCTGGTCCATCGCCGAACACGTGGTCCACCTGGCCGCGGTCCAGCCCATGCTCGCCGAGCGCCTGCGCCGCATCCTGACCGAGGACATGCCGGAGTTCGTCCCCTTCATCCCCTCGGAAGAAGACGCGCGGAGCAAGCCGCCCATGCCCGGCATGGAGGAGGCCCTGTCGGACTTCGCGGCCGGACGCGAGCGCATCGTCGAGATCCTGAACGCGGCCATGCCCGAGGACTGGGACCGGCTCGCCGCGCACCCGGAATACGACTGCTACGGTTTGCGCATCCTGGCCCGCCACATCCTCATGCACGACCACTGGCACATGTTCCGCATGGAGGAGCTCTGGCTCACTCGGGACGCCTTCCTGACCCGCCTGGAGGGCTGA
- a CDS encoding bacterioferritin has protein sequence MAKTKTNREAQKAKVIEVLNKARAMELNAISQYMIQHYNLDDMDYGELAANMKRIAIDEMRHAEQFAERIKELGGEPVAQNPAKVVKGQDVRKIYPFDSGLEDETIADYNAFLEVCRTNGDNISVKLFEAIIDEEQAHYNYFDNTAGHIKNLGDVYLSKIAGTSASTGPSTKGFVANQGGGADA, from the coding sequence ATGGCCAAGACGAAGACGAACAGGGAGGCCCAGAAGGCCAAGGTCATCGAGGTGCTGAACAAGGCCCGGGCCATGGAACTGAACGCCATCAGCCAGTACATGATCCAGCACTACAACCTGGACGACATGGATTACGGCGAGCTGGCGGCCAACATGAAACGCATCGCCATCGACGAAATGCGCCACGCCGAGCAGTTCGCCGAGCGGATCAAGGAACTGGGCGGCGAGCCCGTGGCCCAGAACCCGGCCAAGGTGGTCAAGGGCCAGGACGTGCGCAAGATATATCCCTTCGACTCCGGCCTGGAGGACGAGACCATCGCCGACTACAACGCCTTCCTGGAGGTCTGCCGGACCAACGGCGACAACATCAGCGTGAAGCTCTTCGAGGCCATCATCGACGAGGAGCAGGCGCACTACAACTACTTCGACAACACCGCCGGGCACATCAAGAACCTGGGCGACGTGTACCTCTCCAAGATCGCCGGGACCTCGGCCTCCACCGGCCCGTCCACCAAGGGCTTCGTCGCCAACCAGGGCGGCGGGGCCGACGCCTGA
- a CDS encoding YbaK/EbsC family protein, protein MSGDQPLSDAARRVQDFLDARGLRLEVVELPGSTRTAAEAAQAVGCQVAQIAKSLVFRGEASGDPVLVVASGVNRVDLKRVAALLGEHVGKADAVFVRERTGFAIGGIPPAGHLTPLTTLVDEDLLALPVIWAAAGTPHAVFRLSPGDLLRLSNGRAARVKADA, encoded by the coding sequence ATGTCCGGCGATCAGCCTCTTTCCGACGCGGCCCGGCGCGTCCAGGACTTCCTGGACGCCCGGGGCCTGCGTCTGGAGGTGGTGGAACTGCCCGGCTCCACCCGCACGGCGGCCGAGGCCGCCCAGGCCGTGGGCTGCCAAGTGGCGCAGATCGCCAAATCTCTCGTTTTCCGTGGAGAGGCGAGCGGAGATCCGGTTTTGGTGGTGGCCAGCGGCGTGAACCGCGTGGACCTGAAACGCGTGGCCGCCCTGCTGGGCGAGCACGTGGGCAAGGCGGACGCGGTCTTCGTGCGCGAGCGCACCGGTTTCGCCATCGGCGGCATTCCCCCGGCCGGGCACCTGACCCCGCTGACCACCCTGGTGGACGAGGACCTGCTCGCCCTGCCGGTCATCTGGGCTGCGGCCGGAACCCCGCACGCCGTGTTCCGGCTCTCGCCCGGCGACCTGCTGCGCCTGAGCAACGGCCGCGCGGCCCGCGTGAAGGCCGACGCGTGA
- a CDS encoding phosphatidylglycerophosphatase A produces the protein MSPIDRLALELATLGPLGRLPKAPGTWGSAGAVLAAPWLFLPLPVPGRLLALGLVLGLGAWAASRAEAVLGRTDPGCVVVDELLGQWAALLPLAAPAPPPLLLAFALFRLLDILKPWPIRAVEKGLPGGLGIMADDLLAGIIAGALLSLALPFLP, from the coding sequence GTGAGCCCCATCGACCGTCTCGCCCTGGAATTGGCCACCCTCGGCCCGCTGGGCCGCCTGCCCAAGGCCCCGGGCACCTGGGGTTCGGCCGGAGCGGTCCTGGCCGCCCCCTGGCTCTTCCTGCCCCTGCCCGTGCCCGGCCGCCTGCTGGCCCTGGGCCTGGTCCTGGGGCTCGGCGCCTGGGCCGCCTCGCGGGCCGAGGCCGTGCTCGGCCGCACGGATCCTGGCTGCGTGGTGGTGGACGAACTTCTGGGCCAGTGGGCCGCCCTGCTGCCGCTCGCGGCCCCGGCCCCCCCGCCGCTGCTCCTGGCCTTCGCCCTGTTCCGGCTCCTGGACATCCTCAAGCCCTGGCCCATCCGGGCCGTGGAAAAAGGCCTGCCCGGCGGCCTGGGCATCATGGCCGACGATCTCCTGGCCGGGATCATCGCCGGGGCGCTCCTCTCCCTCGCCCTTCCGTTCCTGCCCTGA
- the pal gene encoding peptidoglycan-associated lipoprotein Pal has protein sequence MKTKGWVLVILCLVLALGAASGCSKKRASSMPPGATGSDAAVRDHDWASGKGGAGYGEDGLTEEQRLARQREKAMSELGQRIQFGFDSYELSQEARGILQSKADVMKSTSGVRLVVEGHCDDRGTEEYNLALGERRARAAYEFLVLLGVSPERLSIVSFGEERPLVKGDNETAWAQNRRDEFRAAY, from the coding sequence ATGAAGACGAAGGGTTGGGTTCTGGTGATTCTGTGCCTGGTGCTGGCCCTCGGAGCCGCGTCCGGCTGTTCCAAGAAACGCGCTTCCTCCATGCCTCCGGGCGCCACGGGCTCCGACGCCGCGGTGCGTGACCATGATTGGGCCAGCGGCAAGGGCGGCGCGGGCTACGGCGAGGACGGACTCACCGAGGAGCAGCGCCTGGCCCGCCAGCGCGAGAAGGCCATGTCCGAACTGGGACAGCGCATCCAGTTCGGCTTCGACTCCTATGAGCTGTCCCAGGAGGCCCGGGGCATCCTGCAGAGCAAGGCCGACGTGATGAAGTCCACCTCCGGCGTCCGTCTGGTCGTCGAGGGCCACTGCGACGATCGCGGCACCGAGGAGTACAACCTGGCCCTGGGCGAGCGCCGCGCCCGCGCCGCTTACGAGTTCCTGGTCCTCCTGGGCGTGTCCCCGGAGCGCCTGTCCATCGTCAGCTTCGGCGAGGAGCGGCCCCTGGTGAAGGGCGACAACGAGACCGCCTGGGCCCAGAACCGCCGCGACGAGTTCCGCGCCGCCTACTAG